The following proteins are co-located in the Eleginops maclovinus isolate JMC-PN-2008 ecotype Puerto Natales chromosome 1, JC_Emac_rtc_rv5, whole genome shotgun sequence genome:
- the hipk1a gene encoding homeodomain-interacting protein kinase 1 isoform X1, giving the protein MSDRCVHSSNTDMASQLQVFSSPSVSSSAYSRSKRLKVENPAWETSNQPGDNGYYQQSPTQGAAPSTSGSNFNPVYNSNQGPPPSSGSREQTVVRAADSTGSVRGPPSSSSSSSSSSRRVKDAESSSLYHKQHSLKRKSEEVDSSDSVQILEELSAPVVSNRTGGGGGGTTTAQSIAHSTSTTKSSTSHSEGDYQLVQHEILCSMTNSYEVLEFLGRGTFGQVAKCWKRGTNEIVAIKILKNHPSYARQGQIEVSILSRLSTENADEFNFVRSYECFQHKNHTCLVFEMLEQNLYDFLKHSKFSPLLLKCIRPILQQVATALMKLKSLGLIHADLKPENIMLVDPLRQPYRVKVIDFGSASHVSKAVCSTYLQSRYYRAPEIILGLPFCEAIDMWSLGCVIAELFLGWPLYPGASEYDQIRYISQTQGLPAEYLLSAGTKTSRFFNRGPDSSYPLWRLKTPSEHEAEMGIKSKEARKYIFNCLDDMMQVNMTNLEGTDILAEKADRREFIDLLKKMLTLDADKRITPMKTLNHPFVTMTHLLHFPHSSHVKSCFQNMDICKRRCSAFENGKNMFSGSSTPSAATNLTVTFSSQLNQHNQMSSTGGQSLSLSSNVPLLNYQPGLYQQATINIPGLTQPGVPLQSRPPQLCTQNEPFQQTLIVCPPTIQGLQSSSKPSGFPVRMDSSVPLVPQNQSSQSLHIQPSMLAQQGWPAGTQQILIPSTWQQMPGMALHNPGQNVVPDSPMGAPLSDSQQQAPAWRGRHGSQFDGVSHAASQSSSSRPQQGKRAKARHAESRARPVSSASVLHNTSAGDQSQPIVISDTPSPAVSIITIHSDSEDDDDDRKFPAGCSGASQRTNVISCVTVHDSHDSDSSNSSPLSTKTPPQPAQSLAVIVPSVKSQPGESTGQKAAAAPGPADQATSGSGKSKKASTQQSGRTGDSNTDRHQRNTSSRSQPLNLSQVQQSVMSSSLDPTGSSISLRRQPTYPPPVSSHTSFRLHENTLFSSTPNLYAYPASAALASVSQAVDQMQGGPSRHGRAFSSLALLQKSGSLGVAPAQYGNNQNHQQGGQPFHHASATYQRKLNQFPYL; this is encoded by the exons ATGTCAGACCGGTGTGTTCATTCATCAAATACAG ACATGGCGTCGCAGCTGCAGGTGttctcctctccctccgtctcctccAGTGCCTACTCCCGCTCAAAGAGGCTCAAAGTGGAGAACCCTGCCTGGGAGACCTCCAACCAACCGGGGGATAATGGTTACTACCAACAGAGCCCGACCCAGGGAGCCGCACCATCCACCTCCGGCTCCAACTTCAACCCGGTGTACAACTCCAACCAGGGGCCCCCGCCATCTTCTGGCTCCCGGGAACAGACGGTGGTGCGGGCGGCCGACAGCACAGGAAGCGTACGCGGacctccatcctcctcttcctcctcctcctcctccagccgtCGCGTAAAGGATGCAGAGTCCTCCTCCCTCTACCACAAGCAGCACAGCCTGAAGAGGAAGAGTGAGGAGGTGGACAGCAGCGACAGTGTTCAGATCCTGGAGGAGCTCTCGGCCCCCGTGGTGTCAAACCGAACcggtggtggaggaggggggacgACCACAGCGCAGTCCATAGCAcactccacctccaccaccaagagcagcacctcccacagcGAGGGAGACTACCAGCTGGTGCAGCACGAGATCCTGTGCTCCATGACCAACAGCTACGAGGTGCTGGAGTTCCTGGGACGAGGCACTTTTGGGCAGGTGGCTAAATGCTGGAAGCGCGGCACAAATGAAATAGTGGCGATCAAGATCTTGAAGAACCACCCGTCTTATGCTCGACAGGGTCAAATTGAA gtGAGCATCCTGAGCAGACTGAGCACAGAGAACGCGGACGAGTTCAACTTTGTCCGCTCGTACGAGTGTTTCCAGCACAAGAACCACACGTGCCTTGTGTTTGAGATGCTAGAGCAGAACCTCTACGACTTCCTGAAGCACAGCAAGTTCAGCCCGCTGTTGCTCAAGTGCATCCGGCCCATCCTGCAGCAGGTGGCCACGGCTCTGATGAAGCTGAAGAGCCTGGGGCTGATCCACGCCGACCTGAAGCCGGAGAACATCATGCTGGTGGACCCTCTGAGGCAGCCGTACAGAGTCAAAGTCATCGACTTCGGCTCCGCCAGCCACGTGTCCAAAGCGGTTTGCTCCACCTACCTGCAGTCTCGATACTACAG AGCTCCGGAGATTATTCTGGGCCTTCCTTTCTGTGAGGCGATCGACATGTGGTCCCTGGGATGTGTCATCGCTGAGCTGTTTTTGGGATGGCCCCTTTATCCGGGGGCCTCGGAGTATGATCAG attCGTTACATCTCCCAGACGCAGGGTCTCCCTGCAGAGTATCTGCTGAGCGCTGGAACCAAGACCAGCCGCTTCTTCAACAGAGGCCCCGACTCCAGCTACCCCCTCTGGAGACTCAAA acgcCCTCTGAGCACGAGGCGGAGATGGGCATTAAGTCCAAGGAGGCGAGGAAATACATCTTCAACTGTTTGGATGATATGATGCAG GTGAACATGACAAACCTGGAGGGGACGGACATCTTGGCAGAGAAGGCCGACCGGCGGGAGTTCATAGACCTGCTGAAGAAGATGCTGACGCTGGATGCAGACAAGCGCATCACGCCCATGAAGACGCTGAACCACCCCTTCGTTACCATGACGCACCTGCTGCACTTCCCTCACAGCTCGCA CGTGAAGTCCTGCTTCCAAAACATGGACATATGCAAACGCAGATGCAGCGCTTTTGAGAACGGAAAGAACATGTTCTCCGGCAGCAGCACCCCGAGCGCAGCCACCAACCTCACCGTCACCTTCAGCAGCCAACTGAACCAGCACAACCAG ATGTCCTCTACAGGAGGCCAGTCTCTGTCCCTCAGCAGCAACGTCCCGCTGCTCAACTACCAGCCCGGCCTTTACCAGCAGGCCACCATCAACATCCCCGGCCTGACGCAGCCCGGCGTCCCGCTGCAGAGCCGCCCCCCCCAGCTCTGCACCCAGAACGAACCCTTTCAGCAAACCCTCATAGTGTGCCCCCCCACCATCCAGG GTCTCCAATCATCCAGTAAGCCCTCTGGTTTTCCGGTGAGGATGGACAGCTCCGTCCCCTTAGTTCCTCAGAACCAGTCCTCCCAATCCCTGCACATCCAGCCCAGCATGCTGGCACAG CAGGGCTGGCCAGCTGGCACTCAGCAGATCCTCATCCCCTCCACATGGCAGCAGATGCCCGGCATGGCCCTCCACAACCCGGGGCAGAACGTGGTGCCGGACTCCCCCATGGGGGCCCCGCTCTCCGACAGCCAACAACAAGCCCCTGCCTGGAG GGGTCGTCATGGAAGCCAGTTCGATGGCGTCAGTCACGCTGCCTCCCAAAGCAGCAGCTCCAGACCCCAACAGGGCAAGAGGGCAAAGGCCCGACATGCAGAGAGCAGAGCCAG GCCTGTGTCCTCGGCCTCTGTGCTCCACAACACTTCTGCTGGAGACCAGTCCCAGCCCATCGTCATCTCAGACACCCCCAGCCCGGCCGTCAGCATCATCACCATCCACAGCGACTCGGAGGACGACGACGACGACAGGAAGTTCCCCGCTGGCTG ctctggAGCGAGCCAGCGCACCAACGTGATCAGCTGTGTGACGGTGCACGACTCCCATGACTCCGACTCCTCCAACAGCAGCCCTCTGAGCACCAAGACCCCCCCGCAGCCCGCCCAGTCTCTGGCCGTCATCGTGCCGTCTGTGAAGAGCCAGCCGGGGGAGAGCACGGGTCagaaagctgcagcagctccaggtCCTGCAG ATCAAGCTACTAGTGGCTCTGGAAAATCCAAGAAAGCGTCGACTCAGCAGTCGGGTCGAACAGGAGACTCCAACACTGACCGCCATCAGCGCAACACATCCAGCCGATCTCAGCCTCTCAACCTCAGTCAG GTACAGCAGTCTGTGATGTCATCTTCCCTCGACCCAACAGGAAGCAGTATCTCCCTGAGGCGACAGCCCACGTACCCTCCTCCCGTCTCGTCCCACACGTCCTTCCGGCTCCATGAGAACAC
- the hipk1a gene encoding homeodomain-interacting protein kinase 1 isoform X2, whose protein sequence is MASQLQVFSSPSVSSSAYSRSKRLKVENPAWETSNQPGDNGYYQQSPTQGAAPSTSGSNFNPVYNSNQGPPPSSGSREQTVVRAADSTGSVRGPPSSSSSSSSSSRRVKDAESSSLYHKQHSLKRKSEEVDSSDSVQILEELSAPVVSNRTGGGGGGTTTAQSIAHSTSTTKSSTSHSEGDYQLVQHEILCSMTNSYEVLEFLGRGTFGQVAKCWKRGTNEIVAIKILKNHPSYARQGQIEVSILSRLSTENADEFNFVRSYECFQHKNHTCLVFEMLEQNLYDFLKHSKFSPLLLKCIRPILQQVATALMKLKSLGLIHADLKPENIMLVDPLRQPYRVKVIDFGSASHVSKAVCSTYLQSRYYRAPEIILGLPFCEAIDMWSLGCVIAELFLGWPLYPGASEYDQIRYISQTQGLPAEYLLSAGTKTSRFFNRGPDSSYPLWRLKTPSEHEAEMGIKSKEARKYIFNCLDDMMQVNMTNLEGTDILAEKADRREFIDLLKKMLTLDADKRITPMKTLNHPFVTMTHLLHFPHSSHVKSCFQNMDICKRRCSAFENGKNMFSGSSTPSAATNLTVTFSSQLNQHNQMSSTGGQSLSLSSNVPLLNYQPGLYQQATINIPGLTQPGVPLQSRPPQLCTQNEPFQQTLIVCPPTIQGLQSSSKPSGFPVRMDSSVPLVPQNQSSQSLHIQPSMLAQQGWPAGTQQILIPSTWQQMPGMALHNPGQNVVPDSPMGAPLSDSQQQAPAWRGRHGSQFDGVSHAASQSSSSRPQQGKRAKARHAESRARPVSSASVLHNTSAGDQSQPIVISDTPSPAVSIITIHSDSEDDDDDRKFPAGCSGASQRTNVISCVTVHDSHDSDSSNSSPLSTKTPPQPAQSLAVIVPSVKSQPGESTGQKAAAAPGPADQATSGSGKSKKASTQQSGRTGDSNTDRHQRNTSSRSQPLNLSQVQQSVMSSSLDPTGSSISLRRQPTYPPPVSSHTSFRLHENTLFSSTPNLYAYPASAALASVSQAVDQMQGGPSRHGRAFSSLALLQKSGSLGVAPAQYGNNQNHQQGGQPFHHASATYQRKLNQFPYL, encoded by the exons ATGGCGTCGCAGCTGCAGGTGttctcctctccctccgtctcctccAGTGCCTACTCCCGCTCAAAGAGGCTCAAAGTGGAGAACCCTGCCTGGGAGACCTCCAACCAACCGGGGGATAATGGTTACTACCAACAGAGCCCGACCCAGGGAGCCGCACCATCCACCTCCGGCTCCAACTTCAACCCGGTGTACAACTCCAACCAGGGGCCCCCGCCATCTTCTGGCTCCCGGGAACAGACGGTGGTGCGGGCGGCCGACAGCACAGGAAGCGTACGCGGacctccatcctcctcttcctcctcctcctcctccagccgtCGCGTAAAGGATGCAGAGTCCTCCTCCCTCTACCACAAGCAGCACAGCCTGAAGAGGAAGAGTGAGGAGGTGGACAGCAGCGACAGTGTTCAGATCCTGGAGGAGCTCTCGGCCCCCGTGGTGTCAAACCGAACcggtggtggaggaggggggacgACCACAGCGCAGTCCATAGCAcactccacctccaccaccaagagcagcacctcccacagcGAGGGAGACTACCAGCTGGTGCAGCACGAGATCCTGTGCTCCATGACCAACAGCTACGAGGTGCTGGAGTTCCTGGGACGAGGCACTTTTGGGCAGGTGGCTAAATGCTGGAAGCGCGGCACAAATGAAATAGTGGCGATCAAGATCTTGAAGAACCACCCGTCTTATGCTCGACAGGGTCAAATTGAA gtGAGCATCCTGAGCAGACTGAGCACAGAGAACGCGGACGAGTTCAACTTTGTCCGCTCGTACGAGTGTTTCCAGCACAAGAACCACACGTGCCTTGTGTTTGAGATGCTAGAGCAGAACCTCTACGACTTCCTGAAGCACAGCAAGTTCAGCCCGCTGTTGCTCAAGTGCATCCGGCCCATCCTGCAGCAGGTGGCCACGGCTCTGATGAAGCTGAAGAGCCTGGGGCTGATCCACGCCGACCTGAAGCCGGAGAACATCATGCTGGTGGACCCTCTGAGGCAGCCGTACAGAGTCAAAGTCATCGACTTCGGCTCCGCCAGCCACGTGTCCAAAGCGGTTTGCTCCACCTACCTGCAGTCTCGATACTACAG AGCTCCGGAGATTATTCTGGGCCTTCCTTTCTGTGAGGCGATCGACATGTGGTCCCTGGGATGTGTCATCGCTGAGCTGTTTTTGGGATGGCCCCTTTATCCGGGGGCCTCGGAGTATGATCAG attCGTTACATCTCCCAGACGCAGGGTCTCCCTGCAGAGTATCTGCTGAGCGCTGGAACCAAGACCAGCCGCTTCTTCAACAGAGGCCCCGACTCCAGCTACCCCCTCTGGAGACTCAAA acgcCCTCTGAGCACGAGGCGGAGATGGGCATTAAGTCCAAGGAGGCGAGGAAATACATCTTCAACTGTTTGGATGATATGATGCAG GTGAACATGACAAACCTGGAGGGGACGGACATCTTGGCAGAGAAGGCCGACCGGCGGGAGTTCATAGACCTGCTGAAGAAGATGCTGACGCTGGATGCAGACAAGCGCATCACGCCCATGAAGACGCTGAACCACCCCTTCGTTACCATGACGCACCTGCTGCACTTCCCTCACAGCTCGCA CGTGAAGTCCTGCTTCCAAAACATGGACATATGCAAACGCAGATGCAGCGCTTTTGAGAACGGAAAGAACATGTTCTCCGGCAGCAGCACCCCGAGCGCAGCCACCAACCTCACCGTCACCTTCAGCAGCCAACTGAACCAGCACAACCAG ATGTCCTCTACAGGAGGCCAGTCTCTGTCCCTCAGCAGCAACGTCCCGCTGCTCAACTACCAGCCCGGCCTTTACCAGCAGGCCACCATCAACATCCCCGGCCTGACGCAGCCCGGCGTCCCGCTGCAGAGCCGCCCCCCCCAGCTCTGCACCCAGAACGAACCCTTTCAGCAAACCCTCATAGTGTGCCCCCCCACCATCCAGG GTCTCCAATCATCCAGTAAGCCCTCTGGTTTTCCGGTGAGGATGGACAGCTCCGTCCCCTTAGTTCCTCAGAACCAGTCCTCCCAATCCCTGCACATCCAGCCCAGCATGCTGGCACAG CAGGGCTGGCCAGCTGGCACTCAGCAGATCCTCATCCCCTCCACATGGCAGCAGATGCCCGGCATGGCCCTCCACAACCCGGGGCAGAACGTGGTGCCGGACTCCCCCATGGGGGCCCCGCTCTCCGACAGCCAACAACAAGCCCCTGCCTGGAG GGGTCGTCATGGAAGCCAGTTCGATGGCGTCAGTCACGCTGCCTCCCAAAGCAGCAGCTCCAGACCCCAACAGGGCAAGAGGGCAAAGGCCCGACATGCAGAGAGCAGAGCCAG GCCTGTGTCCTCGGCCTCTGTGCTCCACAACACTTCTGCTGGAGACCAGTCCCAGCCCATCGTCATCTCAGACACCCCCAGCCCGGCCGTCAGCATCATCACCATCCACAGCGACTCGGAGGACGACGACGACGACAGGAAGTTCCCCGCTGGCTG ctctggAGCGAGCCAGCGCACCAACGTGATCAGCTGTGTGACGGTGCACGACTCCCATGACTCCGACTCCTCCAACAGCAGCCCTCTGAGCACCAAGACCCCCCCGCAGCCCGCCCAGTCTCTGGCCGTCATCGTGCCGTCTGTGAAGAGCCAGCCGGGGGAGAGCACGGGTCagaaagctgcagcagctccaggtCCTGCAG ATCAAGCTACTAGTGGCTCTGGAAAATCCAAGAAAGCGTCGACTCAGCAGTCGGGTCGAACAGGAGACTCCAACACTGACCGCCATCAGCGCAACACATCCAGCCGATCTCAGCCTCTCAACCTCAGTCAG GTACAGCAGTCTGTGATGTCATCTTCCCTCGACCCAACAGGAAGCAGTATCTCCCTGAGGCGACAGCCCACGTACCCTCCTCCCGTCTCGTCCCACACGTCCTTCCGGCTCCATGAGAACAC